Proteins from one Nicotiana tabacum cultivar K326 chromosome 23, ASM71507v2, whole genome shotgun sequence genomic window:
- the LOC107759469 gene encoding AP2-like ethylene-responsive transcription factor At1g79700: MNTSVKTERRSLCMVDYDIPVNKCVKRRRRSPPAVVVNDNNIGQQLDSPKANQNIVQTPTVKRSSRFRGVSRHRWTGRYEAHLWDKASWNPTQKKKGKQVYLGAYDEEEAATRAYDLAAIKYWGTSTFTNFPISDYEKEIEIMQNLTKEEHLASLRRRSSGFARGVSKYRGVARHHHNNRWEARIGRVFGNKYLYLGTYSTQEEAARAYDIAAIEYRGTNAVNFDLSTYIRWLKPDAISQMQFQDLISEYQPIQTNNTNDMITNPVNDSQFSSDPSYFTTSSEKLSAIPRSQEPIERKMPLLSHSKKSSSSTALSLLLRSSMFQELVEKNSSTTAEEASLKNGAQSSTENEY, translated from the exons ATGAATACAAGTGTAAAAACTGAGAGAAGAAGCTTGTGTATGGTAGATTATGACATTCCAGTTAATAAATGTGTTAAAAGGCGACGAAGATCTCCTCCTGCAGTTGTGGTGAATGATAACAATATTGGCCAACAATTGGACTCACCAAAAGCTAATCAAAATATTGTTCAAACTCCTACTGTGAAGAGAAGTTCAAGATTCAGAGGTGTTAGCAG GCATCGATGGACAGGGCGATATGAAGCTCATTTGTGGGATAAGGCTTCTTGGAATCCAACTCAGAAAAAGAAGGGGAAGCAAGTCTATCTTG GAGCATATGACGAAGAAGAAGCTGCAACAAGAGCTTATGATTTGGCTGCAATCAAGTATTGGGGTACttcaactttcaccaattttCCG ATATCTGATTATGAGAAAGAAATAGAGATCATGCAAAATTTGACAAAGGAGGAGCATTTAGCCTCTTTAAGAAG AAGAAGCAGTGGTTTTGCCAGAGGTGTATCTAAGTACAGAGGAGTTGCAAG GCATCATCACAATAACAGATGGGAAGCAAGAATCGGACGAGTTTTTGGCAACAAATATCTATACTTGGGTACTTACA GTACTCAAGAGGAGGCAGCTCGAGCTTATGATATTGCAGCAATTGAGTACAGAGGAACTAACGCAGTCAACTTCGACTTGAGCACATACATTAGATGGCTAAAACCAGATGCTATTTCTCAAATGCAATTCCAAGATTTAATATCAGAATATCAGCCTATACAAACTAACAACACTAATGATATGATCACTAACCCGGTAAACGACTCTCAGTTCTCGTCTGACCCCAGTTATTTCACCACCAGTAGTGAAAAATTGTCAGCTATACCACGAAGCCAGGAACCTATTGAAAGAAAAATGCCCTTATTAAGTCATTCCAAGAAGTCATCCTCATCTACTGCTCTAAGCCTTTTGCTTCGATCCTCCATGTTTCAAGAGCTCGTTGAAAAGAATTCAAGCACTACTGCTGAAGAGGCTAGCTTGAAGAACGGAGCACAGTCAAGCACAGAAAATGAGTATTAG